A stretch of Deltaproteobacteria bacterium DNA encodes these proteins:
- a CDS encoding class I SAM-dependent methyltransferase, which translates to MMYLPDRLRALWHGVEAGRSAAHNAQTEQERLLGDYQTQWTAALLQPNEADLRTSLVREVARYYGIADLAEVERRCTSAVGDMRNEWHERIDPQQRASIESFCDSATYIYDLMGWHSLQGDNGPLAYVLGLEIAQARGVRQCLDFGSGVGSGALLFDHAGIDVSLADISTTMLDFARWRFAQPQRPATCYNLHQSALPSGHFDMILAMDVFEHLVDPAATVEELHRALRPGGLLFARIQVEDAGEHPQHIVRDFEPTFARMREIGLNEVWRDTWVWGHQLFEKRVG; encoded by the coding sequence ATGATGTATCTTCCCGATCGTCTCCGTGCACTCTGGCATGGAGTTGAGGCCGGTCGTTCTGCAGCGCACAACGCGCAAACGGAACAGGAACGATTGCTCGGTGACTACCAAACGCAGTGGACAGCAGCGTTACTGCAGCCCAACGAGGCGGATTTGCGCACGAGCCTCGTACGGGAAGTTGCAAGGTATTACGGCATTGCCGATCTCGCTGAAGTCGAGCGCCGTTGTACAAGTGCGGTCGGGGATATGCGGAATGAATGGCACGAGCGCATTGATCCGCAGCAGCGGGCAAGTATCGAGAGTTTCTGCGACAGTGCAACCTACATCTATGATCTGATGGGTTGGCACTCGCTCCAAGGTGATAACGGCCCACTTGCGTATGTGCTTGGATTAGAGATCGCGCAGGCGCGCGGTGTGCGACAGTGCCTCGATTTTGGTTCAGGCGTTGGCTCAGGAGCCTTGTTGTTTGATCATGCCGGAATTGACGTGTCACTCGCGGATATATCGACGACGATGTTGGACTTTGCGCGCTGGCGGTTTGCGCAACCACAACGTCCGGCAACCTGCTACAACCTGCACCAAAGCGCGCTTCCGAGTGGGCACTTTGATATGATCCTGGCGATGGATGTGTTCGAGCATCTTGTCGATCCCGCCGCAACTGTCGAGGAGCTGCACCGCGCGTTACGTCCTGGGGGACTGCTATTTGCGCGCATTCAAGTTGAGGATGCCGGGGAGCATCCTCAACACATTGTCCGTGACTTCGAACCGACGTTTGCGCGTATGCGGGAAATCGGCCTCAATGAAGTGTGGCGTGATACGTGGGTGTGGGGTCACCAGTTGTTTGAGAAGCGCGTTGGATAA
- a CDS encoding ChbG/HpnK family deacetylase, with product MTRYLIINADDFGYAQGVNRGIVAAYEHGVVLSTSLMVDMPMAEEAAHLARRHTGLGVGLHFTATNQAGPLFDLSDITMVTKELQRQYRRCCDLFGRPPTHLDSHHHVHLRQELKPFFIDWAGERSLHLRDTGGARYNGAFYGQWYDAEWNFHFAPDFISIENLEKILRKLPDGVTELACHPAYLTGDLDSSYATEREIELATLLNPRVGELVSELDITLGNFATLPRR from the coding sequence ATGACGCGCTATCTCATTATCAATGCCGACGACTTTGGTTATGCACAAGGGGTGAATCGTGGTATCGTTGCTGCTTATGAACACGGAGTCGTGTTGAGTACCAGTCTCATGGTCGATATGCCAATGGCGGAGGAGGCGGCCCACCTCGCCCGGCGGCATACAGGCCTGGGCGTCGGGTTGCACTTTACTGCGACGAACCAGGCTGGCCCGTTATTTGATCTCAGTGATATTACGATGGTCACTAAAGAACTGCAGCGGCAGTATCGACGCTGCTGTGACCTGTTCGGACGACCACCAACGCATCTCGACTCGCACCATCACGTGCATCTGCGTCAAGAGCTGAAGCCGTTCTTTATCGACTGGGCTGGTGAGAGGAGCTTACATCTCCGAGATACTGGCGGTGCGCGCTACAATGGGGCGTTCTATGGTCAGTGGTATGATGCGGAATGGAATTTCCATTTTGCGCCAGACTTCATCAGTATCGAAAACTTAGAGAAGATTTTGCGGAAGCTACCAGACGGGGTTACGGAACTGGCGTGCCACCCAGCATACCTGACGGGAGACCTTGATAGTTCATATGCCACTGAGCGTGAGATTGAACTCGCTACTTTGCTCAATCCGCGAGTTGGCGAACTTGTGAGTGAACTCGACATTACCTTAGGCAATTTTGCTACCCTGCCGCGACGCTAA